The following proteins come from a genomic window of Castor canadensis chromosome 17, mCasCan1.hap1v2, whole genome shotgun sequence:
- the Wdr82 gene encoding WD repeat-containing protein 82 has product MKLTDSVLRSFRVAKVFRENSDKINCFDFSPNGETVISSSDDDSIVLYDCQEGKPKRTLYSKKYGVDLIRYTHAANTVVYSSNKIDDTIRYLSLHDNKYIRYFPGHNKRVVALSMSPVDDTFISGSLDKTIRLWDLRSPNCQGLMHLQGKPVCSFDPEGLIFAAGVNSEMVKLYDLRSFDKGPFATFKMQYDRTCEWTGLKFSNDGKLILISTNGSFIRLIDAFKGVVMHTFGGYANSKAVTLEASFTPDSQFIMIGSEDGKIHVWNGESGIKVAVLDGKHTGPITCLQFNPKFMTFASACSNMAFWLPTIDD; this is encoded by the exons ATGAAGCTGACCGACAGCGTGCTGCGGAGCTTCCGCGTCGCCAAGGTGTTCCGCGAGAACTCGGACAAGATTAACTGCTTTGACTTCAGCCCCAATGGCGAGACGGTCATCTCGAGCAGCGACGACGACTCCATCGTGCTCTATGACTGCCAGGAGGGCAA ACCAAAGAGAACCCTGTACAGTAAGAAATATGGTGTGGACCTCATCAGATACACTCATGCGGCAAACACAGTTGTTTACAGCTCTAACAAAATAGATG ATACTATTCGTTACTTATCCTTGCATGACAACAAATACATCAGATACTTTCCAGGACATAACAAAAG GGTGGTGGCCTTGTCCATGTCACCTGTGGATGACACTTTCATTTCTGGGTCTCTTGATAAGACCATTCGACTCTGGGATCTCCGGTCTCCTAACTGCCAG ggcctcatgcatctACAAGGCAAGccagtttgttcttttgatccAGAAGGATTAATTTTTGCTGCAGGTGTCAACTCTGAAATGGTCAAACTTTATGACCTTCGTTCTTTTGATAAG GGACCATTTGCAACCTTTAAGATGCAGTATGATCGGACTTGTGAGTGGACAGGACTTAAATTCAGCAATGATGGTAAACTCATACTCATCTCCACAAATGGCAGCTTCATCCGTCTCATCGATGCATTCAAGGGAGTGGTGATGCACACGTTTGGG GGTTATGCCAACAGCAAAGCTGTCACACTGGAGGCTTCATTTACTCCAGACTCTCAGTTTATTATGATCG GTTCAGAGGATGGCAAGATCCATGTCTGGAATGGAGAGAGTGGTATAAAAGTAGCTGTATTGGATGGTAAACACACAGGCCCCATTACCTGTTTGCAGTTCAACCCCAAGTTCATGACATTTGCCAGCGCATGTTCTAACATG
- the Glyctk gene encoding glycerate kinase, producing the protein MAVALQVLPCLVRAPSRPLLWGAPVARMASGMALAEQARQLFESAVSAVQPGPMLQRALSLDPGGGQLKVRDRSFQLRQNLYLVGFGKAVLGMAAAAEELLGQHLVQGVISVPKGIRAAMEQAGKQEMLLKPHSRVQVFEGAEDNLPDRDALRAALVIRQLAEGLTADDLLLVLISGGGSALLPAPIPPVTLEEKQMLTKLLAARGATIQELNTIRKALSQLKGGGLAQAAYPAQVVSLILSDVVGDPVEVIASGPTVASAHSVQDCLHIVDRYGLRAALPRSVKTVLSRADSDPHSPHTCGHVLNVIIGSNVLALAEAQRQAEVLGYRAVVLSTAMQGDVKSVAQFYGLLAQVAGARLTPSMAGASVEEEAKLYELVAELQVPDLQLEEALEAVAEASGPVCLLAGGEPTVQVKGSGKGGRNQELAFRVGVELGRRPLGPMDVLFLSGGTDGQDGPTKAAGAWVMPELASQAAAQGLDMATFLAQNDSHTFFCCLQGGTHLLYTGMTGTNVMDAHLLFLRPQ; encoded by the exons ATGGCTGTAGCCCTACAAGTCTTGCCCTGTCTGGTCCGAGCCCCCTCACGTCCACTCCTCTGGGGGGCCCCAGTGGCCCGGATGGCTAGTGGCATGGCTTTGGCAGAGCAGGCACGACAGCTATTTGAGAGTGCTGTGAGTGCAGTGCAGCCGGGCCCGATGCTGCAAAGGGCACTGTCCTTGGATCCTGGTGGTGGACAGCTGAAGGTACGGGACCGGAGCTTTCAGCTGCGGCAAAACCTGTACCTAGTGGGCTTCGGCAAGGCTGTATTGGGCATGGCAGCTGCAGCTGAGGAGCTTCTGGGCCAGCATCTCGTGCAGGGTGTGATCAGCGTTCCCAAGGGCATCCGTGCTGCCATGGAGCAAGCCGGCAAGCA GGAGATGTTGCTGAAGCCACACAGCCGTGTccaggtgtttgaaggtgcagaggACAACTTGCCGGATCGTGATGCACTCCGGGCTGCGCTGGTCATCCGGCAGCTGGCTGAGGGGCTCACAGCTGATGACCTGCTGCTTGTGCTCATCTCAG GTGGGGGCTCAGCCCTGCTGCCTGCTCCCATCCCACCTGTCACACTGGAGGAGAAACAGATGCTCACCAAGCTGCTGGCGGCTCGTGGAGCTACCATCCAGGAGCTGAACACCATCCGGAAGGCCCTGTCCCAGCTCAAGGGTGGAGGACTGGCTCAGGCTGCCTACCCTGCTCAG GTGGTGAGCCTGATCCTGTCAGATGTGGTTGGGGATCCTGTGGAGGTGATTGCCAGTGGCCCTACTGTGGCCAGTGCCCATAGTGTGCAAGACTGCCTGCATATCGTTGATCGCTATGGTCTTCGCGCTGCCCTACCACGTTCTGTGAAGACTGTACTCTCTCGGGCTGACTCTGACCCTCATAGTCCCCACACCTGTGGTCATGTTCTCAATGTAATCATTGGCTCTAATGTGCTCGCTCTGGCTGAGGCTCAGAGGCAGGCAGAGGTACTGGGTTACCGGGCTGTGGTGCTGAGCACAGCCATGCAGGGTGATGTGAAAAGTGTGGCCCAGTTCTACGGGCTGCTAGCCCAAGTGGCTGGAGCCCGCCTTACTCCATCCATGGCTGGGGCTTCTGTGGAGGAGGAGGCCAAACTTTATGAGCTGGTAGCCGAGCTGCAGGTCCCAGACCTGCAGCTGGAGGAAGCTCTGGAGGCTGTGGCAGAGGCGAGTGGCCCAGTCTGCCTGCTGGCTGGTGGTGAGCCCACAGTGCAGGTGAAGGGCTCAGGCAAGGGTGGTCGGAACCAGGAACTGGCCTTTCGTGTTGGAGTGGAGCTGGGAAGACGACCACTGGGGCCTATGGATGTGCTGTTTTTGAGTGGTGGCACTGATGGGCAAGATGGGCCCACAAAGGCTGCTGGTGCTTGGGTCATGCCTGAGCTTGCCAGCCAGGCTGCTGCTCAGGGTCTGGACATGGCCACCTTCTTAGCCCAAAATGACTCGCACACCTTCTTCTGCTGCCTCCAGGGTGGAACACACCTGCTGTACACAGGGATGACAGGTACCAACGTCATGGATGCCCACCTTCTGTTTCTGCGGCCTCAGTGA